The Dioscorea cayenensis subsp. rotundata cultivar TDr96_F1 chromosome 18, TDr96_F1_v2_PseudoChromosome.rev07_lg8_w22 25.fasta, whole genome shotgun sequence genome includes the window tctcggggttaccctcaCGGAAAAatcaccccacttcctctcagaatcgccgagatgggctgCGACCCACGACTCCCATGTAAGAGGCGTTTCGATccataaaaatttgaaactcactcagATTCGCATCCAGATTccggggtttgggggtttgaaaaacatagagtttaaaaggagggggtttttagggattgcaaaactaacagggtgtttttgacaattttacaaacttaaagggtttttttgacaatttccactaatgtttaatatcatttataaaaaaaaaacacactctTTAGATATTATTtctcttaaaagaaaaacatatctTCTAACAATTaagtaaatattataaaataaaaaaaaataacattactaCAGAccttcaaatataatttttaaaaatagttatttaaaatcttttgatataaattaaaaataatgtatattTCAGTATAAAGTATATGAAAAGGATTACCTACTTTTATGTTACAATGTCAAGTTAATCATTTTATAATGatgattttaataattacaGACAAGAAAATAAGACAACTTCCACTAGAGTCTAAAATTAtggaattatattaaaaataatgatcaaaactttgaaaattggaattatttaattttttccgTACTTTTCccttttattattctatattttaCAAACAAGAGATCTAGAAATATCTTGATCAGTGTGGGTGAAACAATGACATGTGTGGCCTATAAAAGATCAAACAAATTCTAATGAAACATAGACTAAGGATAAAACCAACATTAAATCAATCAAGTTCAACAAACAAGAATTATCAGaaaaaagtacattaaaacaaaattattaaaaaataaataaaaataaaaattcatccaAATCATCTACCAATAATCACCACAAGAACATACACCATTCTTGAAATGGTGGAACCTATTGAGATCTCTAAGAACTATAACTCTATCAAACACCATGGAAATGAACTTAGCCATTGAATGGCAATCTCCACAAACTCTAAGATTTTTAACAACTCTAATGGTTGTACCTGGAGTTGTGTTTATGAGCCCAAATGCAATGGCAAGCTTCTCACTGTGATATCTCAAACTCACTTCCTTTTCATCCTCTTCAAGACCAGCATGAAACACTTTGGATGTATCAGGCACATAACCAACAAGTTTCAGTTGTTCTACAACTTCATCAACCATTCTATGCACCTCCTCGGAATTTCGGTGTTTACCATCACCGGAGAAGAACTCATGCACTGTGTTTTCGATCTCTATCGAGCTACATCCCGGCACCTTAACAGCTCCTGTATCTTTCATTAGCTTTCTTATTTTGTTCACATCCTCCCAATGGCCTTTTGTTGCACACATGTTTGATAGTATCACATAGTCACCTCCATGCGTGTCATCGAGTTCAAGAATTCTATAAAACACTTTTTTCCCGAGATCTACATTTCCATGAGCACCACAAGCAGATAGCAATGTCCGCCATAGTATCGGTGTGGGTGTGATGGGTGAGTTATCGATGAATTTGTAAGCCTCTTCTAAACGCCCTGCTCGAGCTAGCAGATCGACAATGCAACCATAATGCTTGATCCCTGGTGTGATGCCGTGGTTTCTCTTCATGCAATGGAAGTATTCAAGGCCTTGCTCTACTAAACCAGCATGACTGCAAGCATATAAGACGCCGAGAAATGTAATGTCATCTGGTTTGATACCTTCTCTTCGCATATCCTCGAACAAGGAAATGGAATGAGTGCCGTGCCCGTGAATTGCGTAAGCAACAATCATGGCAGACCAGGCTTGAGTATCTCTATAGTCCATGTCAGTGAACACCTGCACAGCATCATCTAAGCTCCCGCACTTTGCGTACATGTCTATCAATGCAGTGTTCACCTTCACATAGGAACTGAACCCATTTTTCTTCACGTACTCGTGAATCCATCGCCCGAGCTCCAATGCGCCAAGCAGAGCGCAAGAGGAAAGAACACTAAGCATTGTGACATATGTCGATTCAATGCCATCCGCTTGCAGCTCACGAAACAAAGCCAGAGCTTCACTAGGCCGACTACTCCGAACGCAAGCTGTGATCATAGAATTATATGAAACAATGCACTTCTGGTCCATTCGGTCAAACAGGTTTCTTGAGGCATTAATGTCACCACACTCTGCATACATGTTGATGAGAGTTGGCAGCACATAGGCATTTTCAGCATGACCAAGCTTCAAGGCGACAGCATGAGATTGCCGGCCTTGTTTGAGAGCTTTAGAAGTAGAACAGGCTTTGAGAAGTGAAGGGAATGTGTAGTCATCGGGGAAGAGACCAGATTCAAGCATTCGGGAGAAGAACGAGAAGGATAAGAGTGGTGTGTTTGAACGGGAATAGGCACGGGACATGGTGTTAAACAGGAGTACACCCGGATGGGGAATTTGGTCGAACAGTTGATGAGCATAGGACAAAGATAAAGGCGTCGGCCGGATGGAGATGGCGGTAATGAGCTTCGTGAGCAGCGAGACATCAAGATCGGATTTTATAGTGATGGCATGGATTTGTTGGAATTCTCTGATTGAATTGCATTTTGGTAGGAGATGGAGAGGAAGGTAACTGTCTGTTGGTTTGGCGGGAAACAAGGGGTTGACAGTTGAAACTGGGTTCATTGTAACTGAATGTTCTCAAAAGAGGCCAAAACAGTGCCTTTGTATATAAGTAcctgcaaaaaataaataaataattagaaaaaatagaaatttttattcataaattcatataaaataagagaaaacaaGACAATGATGGTCATCTAATTAATTTCTTGGCTTGGTTTACACGCttagaatgaaagaaaataacagataaaaagaagACTTGATAGCAGACTTGGTCATAGAAGTGAAGACTTACTCTCTTTATGAACCTCAGGTTCTAACTTAAATTatgaagctttttttttatacacTAAAACATGTTTAGCCGGCTAAGAATTATTGGTTAAACTAGTAAACAGGAATCTCAGATAAGTGTGAAATGGAAAGTTTTTCTTACTTCAAATTTACGATATATACATCACTAAATCTTGGATATGCTTGCTTAGATTTGGACAGAATGACAGGAGGGAACAAAAAGTCCTCCATTCATACATACAACTCATGACTGTTGGATAAGTTTATAACAACATCAGCTCTTGCCTCTTGTTACCTTCTTCCTTGCTCAGAGAGAAACAAATTTGAGCTCAAGACAGTGTTTTTAGTCCTCAGAAACATCTTGAGAAGCTGCATGTAAGCATTCTTAAAGTAAGAGTAtggatgaaaaaataaataaagggaaTGGAGCTGATGAAGTAATGATACCGGGTTTTCGGTTCCATCACACAGATGAGGAACTGGTTGAGTTTTACCTGACGATGAAGATTCAGAATAAGCCACTGGCCATAGAGCTCATCAGCCAGCTcgatatttacaaatatgatcCGTGGGATCTTCCAAGTAAGCTAATCATCACTTGCACTTCTGCTTGCTGAATTACTggtatttaatatttctttcttctcatATTGTAAAATACTTGTaacttttatttgaatatttttcattctgTGAAGAGCTGGCACTGATCGGAGAAACAGAATGGTATTTCTACTGCAGAAGACGCCGGAAATACAGAAACAGCGCAAGGCCGAACAGGGTCACAGATGCCGGATTCTGGAAAGCAACGAGAGGGGACAGGCCAATCTACTCCCCCAACGAAACCAAGTGCATAGGTCTAAAGAAAACACTTGTATTTTACAAAGGCAGAGCTGCCAAATGTGTTAAAACAGATTGGATGATGCATGAGTTCAGGCTGTCATCGACTTCTGATTCATCTCCACTGAAAAGACCTTCAGATATACAAATCTCAACCGACGTAAATATCACATGAACCTTAATAAGATGATTAGAAGCCACTTCTGTTTGTTGAAATTATGGTAACTATCATGTCTTTGCATTAGCAGGATTCTTGGGCAATCTGCaggattttcaagaaaatcaaTTCCTCGGAACAGAGAGGAAAATTGCAACCCTGCATGCCAACCACAACAAAGACAGCTAATTCAAACTTCTTCAGCAGTTCAGCTGCCAACACTCCAGTTGGTTTTGAAAGTCTTTTTTGCATAACAGAAGCCAGATGTGAAATTCAATTTGGCAGCAACATCAACTTGCAATATCAGCCAAAATATCAGATAAAACAAAAACCTTCAGCGCTTCACTTCACTGATAGCATGGTTTGCTCTTCAGTTGATCCATCAATAACTTCATCCCAGGCAGTTGATGTTACGTCTGTTCTTCTAGAGATGCCTCCTGAAAAACTTGCAGGTGATAGAACTCTGGCATCcaaagaatttgaaaataattcccAACTGGGGATAAAGTGGAACTGCAGCAGTGGACAAAAAGGTTCATTGATAAGAGAGAATCTTAACACATGCTATCCTAGCAGTGAAGTGGGTGAAAATTTTGAGGACGATGAGTTCTACTATCGAGTATCAACTCATTGATGGATCTCTCCAGTGAGTGGAAACGGAACTTCAATTGGCAATCTCCACCTTGCCGCTGTCAAAAGACAACCAGTTACTCTACAAGCAAACACCATAATTGATTAGATTGTACTTGAAGAAAAATCACTCATTTCATTTTCACATCATTGTAAGTAGTTGATCTTAGGATATTATCCTAAGCAAATTGATTATAACAAAAAGTTTTACTTGAATAAAATTAGGAAAAGAAGCTCAGAGCTTTCAAATaatatgaagtaaaatgaaGAATTCAGGAAGCTGCattgaagaagatgtgcaagaATGTCCCTCTGGACAGCTATTGAGGCTGAATAAACAAGTTCCACCTGTAAGCACTAATCATATCCATTGAAAGAGCAGTTATTACTCAAATCAAAATGGTGAAATGAAAATAGTGAACTCACAATTTGCAGAGCACAATGTAAGGAAGCATAAGTCTTTATTCTCCACATTTTACAACAATCTTACATGATGTTGGTTTTGATAAGCATCACGTCCAACGTGTTTTCCTTATTTCATGAATTAAATTAATGTCAGGTACTTGTAAGTTACATTCAAATTCTTCATTTTTACCTGGTGCAGTCATTTTCTTAATTCTTTCAGTATCAATCGACAAAAATGACCAGAATTGAGGCCATTCTGAAGCATATATCCCATTATAGTTTGGGCAATTAACTAGTGCAAAGAACGGACCTTCAGTTTTCACACTACACTCCAGCCATATTCCTTCTTCAGACCAACCCCCTCCATTGAACTTCTGAGCCTAACAACCTCCTCCCAATTTCCCACATCTGCAGACATGTTTGACAAAGAAATATAAGCCCCAGAATCAGTAGGCTCCAGTTCAAGAACCTTCTGTGCCGCAACTTTTCCCAGCTCAACATCACCATGTACTCTACAAGCACCAAGCAGTGTGCTCCACACTAATGAATCAGGTTTAACAGGCATCTTATGAATAAAATCTACAGCCTCTTTAAGCCTACCAGATCGTCCAAGTAAATCAACAATACAGGCGTAATGGCATAACTCTGGTTCAATCCCATAATCTCTGCTCATAGATTTAAAATGGAGAAAGCCTTCATCCACCAAGCCATTATGGCTACATGCAGATAAAACGCCAACCATAGCCACAGAATCAGGTTTGACGCCATGCTCTTTCATCATGCTAAAGATCTCCAGAGCTTCTAGACCTCTTCCATGTTGAGCATAACCATCCATCATTGCCGTCCATGTGATCAAGTCTGGACTTTCTATCTCATCAAACACTTTGCGAGAATCATCAATGCTCCCGCATTTTGAGTACATTGTCACTAGAGCACTACTAACTGAAAGACAATGAGTAATGCCAGCCCTGATAACACGGGCATGCAATTGTCTGCCCAAACTTTGCTTTGATAAGTTTGCACACAACCCAAGAACTGATGAACATGTAAAACGGTCCACCTCCCCACCAGCAATCAGCATTCTATTAAAAACCAAGAACGCTTCCTCACTTAAATTATTTGATACATACGCTGAAATCATGGAGGACCACAGTACTTGATCCTTGTGCAGTGTCCCATCAAAGATGCTCCTTGCAGAGATTAGAGATTTGCATTTTGCATACATGCTAACAAGAGCACCTCCAATGAGAGAATCAGGAGCTAGTCCTAAGCGAAGAGCATACGCATGAATTTCCTTTCCCCTTGTCAAGAACTGGGGAAAAGAGGCTGCAGTAAGAACAGAAGACAAGGTTACATGATCAATTCTTACTTTCTCAAGGATCATTTGCCTGAACAAGAAAAGTGCCTTTTCTGAATGACCATGCTCTGCAAAACCGGCTATCATGGAGGACCATGCAACTGTGTCTCTTTCAGGCATTTGTAGGAATATCTCATAACTATCATCTATGCTGTCCAATTTAGAGTACACAGTGAAAAGCGCACATCCCACCAAAAGATCGGATACTAATCCAGCTTTAACAACATAAGAATGGACCTGTCTTCCCAAGTCTGTAGAATCAATAACGCTTAAAATGCTAGCAATACAAAACTTATCTGGATTCAAGCCTTCACGAAACATCTTTTGAAACAGTTCAATTGATTTTGTAAAGCTATTGTTTTGCACAAGACCTGATATCATAGCCGACCAAGTATTAGGAGATTCCATGACGCCTGCCTCCTTGAACACTTCTTCAGACATCCAAACATCCCCGGTTTTCGCATATGCACTAATCAAAGCATTTTTCACcacaaaatccataaaaaccccATTTTTAAGCACCCAACAGTGGATGTGGTGAACCGCATTCACTATTAAAGGTTTACTGCAAGCAGCAAGCACACTTGTTATCGTAAAATTGTTCACTTCCACCTTTGCGTGTATCATTTCCTTGAAGAATTGAATTGCATGAAGAGCATCCTCCTTTTGAGAAAACCCTGAAATAATAGCTGTCCAAGAAACCACATTCCGAAATGGCATCTTAGAGAACTCCTTCACAGCCGCATACATATCACCGCATTTCGCATACAAGTCAACAATAGCAGTCCCAACAAATACATCATCTCCAGCATTACATTTAACCGCCCAAGCATGAATACCTCTACCCATCTCAAATTCCCTAACTGCTGCACAGGCATTCAACACACTCGAAAAAGTAAAGCCATTCGGCATACAAAACCCATCCACCATCTCAAGAAAAAGCTCCAAAGCAACTAAATTCTCACCATTTCTGACACCCCCAGCAATAAGAGCATTCCAACAGACCACATTCTCAGTATCAACCTCCGAGAACAACTTCAAAGCATCACCAAACCTTCCAGTCTTCGCAAACAAATCTACCAACCCAGTAAGCACATAACCATTGAGAAAGAACCCATTTTTAAGAACAAGAGAATACAACTGCTCACTAAAATCAATCCTTTGAGAAGCCACACAAGCTGACAGCACACTCCCGTAGGTGAACTGATTCGGCTGGAAACCAAGAGAGCGCAAGTCTCGGAAGGTTGCCAGAGATCTATCAAACTGAGAAGCGTGGTTGTGGCATGAAATTGCAAGGTTCCAAGAGACGAGGTTTGGTTGGGGAATTTCATCAAGTATATGAAGTGCATCTTCGATGCGGCCACGCTTGAGGTGAGAATCAGCGAGGCAGTTGGCGGAGAATACATCAGAGTGAGGATTGATTAGAGGtttggaggtggaggtggaggtggagatgCGGGAATGGAGATTGGAACTACGAAgaggaaagagagaagaagatagaGGTGATCTCCATTTCATAGTGTTTGGAATTTGGAGGGAAATGAGACTTCCAAGTCGTTGGAGCCGttgagatttttaaaaaaaaaaattaattaaattaaattaaattaaattttaaatattactgAAGAAGAGGATTGATCCTCTTAAGTAAATTGTATGATCTGTTAAGATATTTCAAGGAACAAATTTAACTGTAttgtatgatttatttaatcatttttttattggtgaAAATATGTAGCATCCctacaaattttgaaaaaataataataaaataaaaaataatataattattttttattatacttggtgagaaaaaatattttaaaaaaaaataattaattttttttattgaaaatatggGTTTGTACTTCAACTTACGTATAGTGAGGGCACAGCTATATTGAGGTATCAACTTCATATCAGTTTGTccactttataattttttttttaataaaatagacaaGTCATAAGTTAGAGACTGTCACACGCAAATTGCTGAACTCTACCATACTTATTCTATCTATTAGTGTAAGATAGAGTCGAACGCACTTTCTTAGCAGAATGATCGTGTAGGGTGACCTAATGTTAATATAATTatccatcaaaattttaaaacaatatcaagATTGGAAGTTATATGACTATAATATCAAACTCTTTGACATGGATATTATTATGTTTAgctttatataatattattggtttaattaaattaataaaaaattataagctatattttaatatatatatatatatatataatagcagTAATGGAAGAAGTGGTCAATCATCTTAAGACATCCAGGGCCGCCCATTAACTGCCATAGTGACACATAGCAAAAGGGTTATAAATGAGAAATTAAAGAAACCGGCAACTTTGAGACATCACATGAAGCATTGGATGCAACTAATGTGCTTGACCTGTTTCAATTACTTACCACCAAAAAGCCTTATTTTCATACTCAACCATTtatatgctttttatttttccgtgtgaaaattattattattgttattattactactGCTGCTTATCCAAACTAATTTTGTCAATGCTTACTTTTCTAATATCCTTTGacaatttattaattgtttttttaactaaCACATAATCAAACATATATGATGTGTTGAAAATTTGCaatccttattattattttaatactaatactaataataataattttataatgagtAGACCTCAAACATTCTTCCACATCTAAAGTAGTTCCTATccattgttgaaaaaaaaatcagttgaaAACTTAGAGCAAGCTAATCCATTGACTTAGATAAGCATATTGATATTCTATGGACCCATTTGATAtacgaaaatttaaaatatggtaCATCTTTTTTTAgcatctatttattttataaatagagTAAAAATATAGTATAAAAGAGACACTAAGTATAACATaacttcattaattttttataccaacaaatcattataaaaaatttggccAAGTGatgacataattaaaaaaaaattactgttgtttaaaataaaacatagtcaCACTACTTTTAACATATAATCTCCACAAAACgtattgaaaattttgtattatttattaaatattaaatatataatcatataaccACTTGTGCTATAACCCAAGTATTTGTGttgttgatgtatttatttttaaaaatgtatcatgatgtatctatttttttaaaaaaaataattaattaaatgaatgaataaaaaaacaacattcaAATTCCAAACAAACAGGAACTGTGGCTAGTTCAACGATAACTACCCGTGGTTGTAATTGAGAGGTTTTCAATTCAAACTTCTCAGATTATAATTCATGTTCAGAGTTTTCTATATGAGTTATGTATGAACATTACCTCTCGTTTTCCTCTAAAGAGTTGCATAAAGAGGTTATTTCTTAGAGGTCAGTCAAATTAATTGGTGTATTTCTACACGTACTTATCTTTTATTATGTGGCTTATccgttttgtatatatatatataaatatatgaggCTCAATCTTCTAAGAATATAAGTAGAAATACAATAGTTACTGAATCAATCTAAACCgtcaaatttgatttttactAGCTAGACCTACCGTAAAGAGCaaccaaacatatatattatatccacAGTACAGCACACCATCCGAATAAGAGCCAGTATAATGTTTGAATGTTATTATGTTTACTATTTACTGGGTTGTATCttcctatgatttctttccaTTCAATTCTCtcttaactttttaattatacGGGGACGTTGCGGTAAACATCCCCAGATTacttttcctatatatatatatatatatatattacaaacaaacaacatcatTTCAGTTTTGAGTTCCCAGAACCTAACTGTGAATCTATCAAAGAGTTGACTTCAGAGTCAACTCTGATAACTTTCCACCCCAGTGTTTGCATGATCTTAAATAAATTACATTCACTGTTTCCTACAATGAATGACCTGCTTAAAAAGCTCAGCCCAAAGCCTCACACAGTAAAAGAGACATATCTACTCCATGATCTCTTCTCAAATCTCAGCTCATTCAATGCACGCGGTTCTCTAATCCAGAGAAAcaatatgagagagaaagagaagaagaagaagaggaaaagaagagTTTGTGGAGAACTTGGCTGACTTTTTGACATGCAGTAAATGCTTGCTGGCCCATGGCCTCCATTGAAGTCAATCACAAAACTtgctctctcttctctctataAATCTCTCAAAAAACACAACCTCTACTTGTCAAGTTCATATACTTGTTTTGAGAAATACGGAGATTAGAAGAGGATGGGTAGACCTCCATGTTGTGACAAAGCAGGAGTGAAGAAAGGTCCTTGGACACCAGAAGAAGATATCATGTTAGTTTCTTACATCCAAGATCATGGCCCTGGGAATTGGAGAAGTATTCCTACAAACACTGGTTGGTACatatatagtgtttaaattaGTGTTGTGAATTAATagtctttgtttgttttgttttctgaatgtctaGATGTATCTTGTTTGTTGTAGGGTTGAAGAGATGCAGTAAAAGTTGCAGACTTAGATGGACTAATTATTTGAGGCCTGGGATTAAACGTGGCAGTTTTAGTGATCAAGAAGAGAAactcattgttcatcttcaagCTCTTCTTGGAAATAGGTTTGTGCATGGTTTTGTTTGTATCTTGTTTATTTAAGAGATCGATTTtcatgaaataattaataattgattgattatatGTGATGCATGATGGATTAATGAAGGTGGGCAGCAATAGCTTCTTATCTCCCAGAGAGAACAGACAATGATATCAAGAATTATTGGAACACACATCTGAAGAAGAAGCTAAACAAGGTTCCAAATCATGGTATTGATAAAGGTAAATGGGAGAGAAGTCTTCAGACTGACATTAAAATGGCAAAGCAAGCACTTCTTGATGCTTTGAGTTTGGATGAAGCACCAAACTGTGAACTTAACTCAGTGACTACTTATAataactcttcttcttcttcttcctcatcatcatcaacatcaacaacagcaacaaaaaCTTATGCAGCAAATGCTGATAATATATCAAGGCTGCTAGAAGGATGGATGAAGGAGAAGTCTGGTGTTTCTACTCAGAGTTCAACAACCAGTGCTAACACCATGGCAATGGATTCTCCATCCAGTGGAGGAACTGTGACCTTTGAGGCTGGTTTAATGCCTTACTCTTTTCTTGAGACTTGGCTCTTTGATGAGAATGTTtctgagaaagaagaacaagatgctTTTCTTGATGTTTCTTTAGTTGATAATTCAGAATTCTTttgaagaatgaatgaaaattacAAGCTTTGCagtactttttcttcttcttcttattcttcttaatTAACTGTTGTGACTTCATGTCTAGTACCTTAACTTTACTATGAATGCTTTCTGAAAATTTATCAAGATATATAGCTAGTACTTTTTGAGTTATAAATGAAAGTGGAAAAAAGAGAAGGTTGAGGTACTTGGTCCACTTGCAAACAAAGCTGTAAAAGAAAAAGCAGCAAAGAAGAGTCTCATGGTTGTCATGACTGCTCAAACCCACTACTTACTGTGACCAAAAGATATCTCCATTCAATGCAATTTCTATTAACACATCCATGTGATCACACTTGACTCCTTGCCACAATGCCACACTGTTCTGTTTGTTATCATTTATACTCATCCTTTTAATGATCCTATAAATTTCAgttttatatatagagagagagagagagagagtaaccTAATATAtgatgtgttatatatatatatatattcatgtcgGTATAAACTTTTAGGTTGCATGTGAgtgcatgcacatatatatgtatgtatgtatatatatatatatagagagagagagagagagattaataaaatattttttgggtgAATAGCTTGTGCATGCACATGTATATGGTTTGGTTTGTAAAACAAACAACTCATATGTAGGTATCTGACCATTGCATCATTACCAACCTT containing:
- the LOC120282344 gene encoding pentatricopeptide repeat-containing protein At2g02980, chloroplastic; its protein translation is MNPVSTVNPLFPAKPTDSYLPLHLLPKCNSIREFQQIHAITIKSDLDVSLLTKLITAISIRPTPLSLSYAHQLFDQIPHPGVLLFNTMSRAYSRSNTPLLSFSFFSRMLESGLFPDDYTFPSLLKACSTSKALKQGRQSHAVALKLGHAENAYVLPTLINMYAECGDINASRNLFDRMDQKCIVSYNSMITACVRSSRPSEALALFRELQADGIESTYVTMLSVLSSCALLGALELGRWIHEYVKKNGFSSYVKVNTALIDMYAKCGSLDDAVQVFTDMDYRDTQAWSAMIVAYAIHGHGTHSISLFEDMRREGIKPDDITFLGVLYACSHAGLVEQGLEYFHCMKRNHGITPGIKHYGCIVDLLARAGRLEEAYKFIDNSPITPTPILWRTLLSACGAHGNVDLGKKVFYRILELDDTHGGDYVILSNMCATKGHWEDVNKIRKLMKDTGAVKVPGCSSIEIENTVHEFFSGDGKHRNSEEVHRMVDEVVEQLKLVGYVPDTSKVFHAGLEEDEKEVSLRYHSEKLAIAFGLINTTPGTTIRVVKNLRVCGDCHSMAKFISMVFDRVIVLRDLNRFHHFKNGVCSCGDYW
- the LOC120282345 gene encoding protein FEZ-like isoform X2; this encodes MDEKINKGNGADEVMIPGFRFHHTDEELVEFYLTMKIQNKPLAIELISQLDIYKYDPWDLPKWYFYCRRRRKYRNSARPNRVTDAGFWKATRGDRPIYSPNETKCIGLKKTLVFYKGRAAKCVKTDWMMHEFRLSSTSDSSPLKRPSDIQISTDDSWAICRIFKKINSSEQRGKLQPCMPTTTKTANSNFFSSSAANTPVGFESLFCITEARCEIQFGSNINLQYQPKYQIKQKPSALHFTDSMVCSSVDPSITSSQAVDVTSVLLEMPPEKLAGDRTLASKEFENNSQLGIKWNCSSGQKGSLIRENLNTCYPSSEVGENFEDDEFYYRVSTH
- the LOC120282345 gene encoding protein FEZ-like isoform X1, with the protein product MDEKINKGNGADEVMIPGFRFHHTDEELVEFYLTMKIQNKPLAIELISQLDIYKYDPWDLPKLALIGETEWYFYCRRRRKYRNSARPNRVTDAGFWKATRGDRPIYSPNETKCIGLKKTLVFYKGRAAKCVKTDWMMHEFRLSSTSDSSPLKRPSDIQISTDDSWAICRIFKKINSSEQRGKLQPCMPTTTKTANSNFFSSSAANTPVGFESLFCITEARCEIQFGSNINLQYQPKYQIKQKPSALHFTDSMVCSSVDPSITSSQAVDVTSVLLEMPPEKLAGDRTLASKEFENNSQLGIKWNCSSGQKGSLIRENLNTCYPSSEVGENFEDDEFYYRVSTH
- the LOC120282343 gene encoding pentatricopeptide repeat-containing protein At1g74600, chloroplastic gives rise to the protein MKWRSPLSSSLFPLRSSNLHSRISTSTSTSKPLINPHSDVFSANCLADSHLKRGRIEDALHILDEIPQPNLVSWNLAISCHNHASQFDRSLATFRDLRSLGFQPNQFTYGSVLSACVASQRIDFSEQLYSLVLKNGFFLNGYVLTGLVDLFAKTGRFGDALKLFSEVDTENVVCWNALIAGGVRNGENLVALELFLEMVDGFCMPNGFTFSSVLNACAAVREFEMGRGIHAWAVKCNAGDDVFVGTAIVDLYAKCGDMYAAVKEFSKMPFRNVVSWTAIISGFSQKEDALHAIQFFKEMIHAKVEVNNFTITSVLAACSKPLIVNAVHHIHCWVLKNGVFMDFVVKNALISAYAKTGDVWMSEEVFKEAGVMESPNTWSAMISGLVQNNSFTKSIELFQKMFREGLNPDKFCIASILSVIDSTDLGRQVHSYVVKAGLVSDLLVGCALFTVYSKLDSIDDSYEIFLQMPERDTVAWSSMIAGFAEHGHSEKALFLFRQMILEKVRIDHVTLSSVLTAASFPQFLTRGKEIHAYALRLGLAPDSLIGGALVSMYAKCKSLISARSIFDGTLHKDQVLWSSMISAYVSNNLSEEAFLVFNRMLIAGGEVDRFTCSSVLGLCANLSKQSLGRQLHARVIRAGITHCLSVSSALVTMYSKCGSIDDSRKVFDEIESPDLITWTAMMDGYAQHGRGLEALEIFSMMKEHGVKPDSVAMVGVLSACSHNGLVDEGFLHFKSMSRDYGIEPELCHYACIVDLLGRSGRLKEAVDFIHKMPVKPDSLVWSTLLGACRVHGDVELGKVAAQKVLELEPTDSGAYISLSNMSADVGNWEEVVRLRSSMEGVGLKKEYGWSVV
- the LOC120282368 gene encoding transcription factor MYB94-like; the encoded protein is MGRPPCCDKAGVKKGPWTPEEDIMLVSYIQDHGPGNWRSIPTNTGLKRCSKSCRLRWTNYLRPGIKRGSFSDQEEKLIVHLQALLGNRWAAIASYLPERTDNDIKNYWNTHLKKKLNKVPNHGIDKGKWERSLQTDIKMAKQALLDALSLDEAPNCELNSVTTYNNSSSSSSSSSSTSTTATKTYAANADNISRLLEGWMKEKSGVSTQSSTTSANTMAMDSPSSGGTVTFEAGLMPYSFLETWLFDENVSEKEEQDAFLDVSLVDNSEFF